From a single Oreochromis niloticus isolate F11D_XX linkage group LG3, O_niloticus_UMD_NMBU, whole genome shotgun sequence genomic region:
- the LOC109194344 gene encoding growth-regulated alpha protein isoform X4 translates to MKTSVAIQCIVLLACMALCTSLFIPRCRCLKTRKFVRVPITEVKVDEPRPHCNRREVIVTLKDGREQCLDPESKFTKELLKKLKQKKSQRKTTVSPQTTTSPATVSNSL, encoded by the exons ATGAAGACAAGTGTTGCCATCCAGTGCATCGTTCTCCTGGCCTGCATGGCCCTTTGCACTTCACTAT TTATTCCAAGGTGCCGGTGTTTGAAGACCAGAAAGTTTGTAAGAGTTCCCATCACTGAAGTTAAGGTGGATGAGCCTCGTCCACACTGCAACAGGAGAGAAGTCAT TGTCACACTGAAGGATGGGCGTGAACAGTGTCTCGATCCTGAGTCTAAATTCACCAAAGAACTACTGAAAAAACT GAAGCAGAAGAAAAGTCAGCGTAAGACGACCGTCAGCCCCCAAACAACCACATCACCAGCCACAGTGTCAAACTCACTATGA
- the LOC109194344 gene encoding growth-regulated alpha protein isoform X1 has translation MKTSAAIQCIVLLACMALCTSLGPPRCRCVKTSKSVRIALITQLKVDEPHPHCDRREVIVTLKDGHERCLDPESKFTRYLVKKLNRRKNTIVNSETATASATVPESSRSTLHV, from the exons ATGAAGACAAGTGCTGCCATCCAGTGCATCGTTCTCCTGGCCTGCATGGCCCTTTGCACTTCACTAG GTCCTCCAAGGTGCCGGTGTGTGAAGACCAGTAAGTCTGTAAGGATCGCTCTCATCACTCAACTCAAGGTGGATGAGCCTCATCCACACTGCGACAGGAGAGAAGTCAT TGTCACACTGAAGGATGGGCATGAACGGTGCCTCGATCCTGAGTCTAAATTCACCAGATATCTAGTGAAAAAACT GAATCGGAGGAAAAATACGATCGTCAACTCCGAAACAGCCACAGCATCAGCCACAGTGCCAGAATCATCACGATCCACTTTGCATGTTTAG
- the LOC109194344 gene encoding growth-regulated alpha protein isoform X5 yields the protein MKTSVVIQCIVLLACMALCTSLVIPRCRCVKTSKSVRIALIAQLKLDEPRPHCNRREVIVTLKNGREQCLDPESKFTKELLKKLGIR from the exons ATGAAGACAAGTGTTGTCATCCAGTGCATCGTTCTCCTGGCCTGCATGGCCCTTTGCACTTCACTAG TTATTCCAAGGTGCCGCTGTGTGAAGACCAGTAAGTCTGTAAGGATCGCTCTCATCGCTCAACTCAAGTTGGATGAGCCTCGTCCACACTGCAACAGGAGAGAAGTCAT TGTCACACTGAAGAATGGGCGTGAACAGTGTCTCGATCCTGAGTCTAAATTCACCAAAGAACTACTGAAAAAACT AGGAATCAGATGA
- the LOC109194344 gene encoding permeability factor 2 isoform X2, whose product MKTSAAIQCIVLLACMALCTSLGPPRCRCVKTSKSVRIALITQLKVDEPHPHCDRREVIVTLKDGREQCLDPESKFTKELLKKLKQKKSQRKTTVSPQTTTSPATVSNSL is encoded by the exons ATGAAGACAAGTGCTGCCATCCAGTGCATCGTTCTCCTGGCCTGCATGGCCCTTTGCACTTCACTAG GTCCTCCAAGGTGCCGGTGTGTGAAGACCAGTAAGTCTGTAAGGATCGCTCTCATCACTCAACTCAAGGTGGATGAGCCTCATCCACACTGCGACAGGAGAGAAGTCAT TGTCACACTGAAGGATGGGCGTGAACAGTGTCTCGATCCTGAGTCTAAATTCACCAAAGAACTACTGAAAAAACT GAAGCAGAAGAAAAGTCAGCGTAAGACGACCGTCAGCCCCCAAACAACCACATCACCAGCCACAGTGTCAAACTCACTATGA
- the LOC109194344 gene encoding permeability factor 2 isoform X3 — protein MKTSVVIQCIVLLACMALCTSLVIPRCRCVKTSKSVRIALIAQLKLDEPRPHCNRREVIVTLKDGREQCLDPESKFTKELLKKLKQKKSQRKTTVSPQTTTSPATVSNSL, from the exons ATGAAGACAAGTGTTGTCATCCAGTGCATCGTTCTCCTGGCCTGCATGGCCCTTTGCACTTCACTAG TTATTCCAAGGTGCCGCTGTGTGAAGACCAGTAAGTCTGTAAGGATCGCTCTCATCGCTCAACTCAAGTTGGATGAGCCTCGTCCACACTGCAACAGGAGAGAAGTCAT TGTCACACTGAAGGATGGGCGTGAACAGTGTCTCGATCCTGAGTCTAAATTCACCAAAGAACTACTGAAAAAACT GAAGCAGAAGAAAAGTCAGCGTAAGACGACCGTCAGCCCCCAAACAACCACATCACCAGCCACAGTGTCAAACTCACTATGA